A window of Diabrotica virgifera virgifera chromosome 9, PGI_DIABVI_V3a contains these coding sequences:
- the LOC126892123 gene encoding uncharacterized protein LOC126892123, which yields MGIGTVDIIETNKLRKKLERQKAEIEREERFRQWQEGDCSQSAKIMDDSIDDGNEGQFINIVAVPELKKSSNDTFSATEPSTSEVGQMRFTLPTLSRVCDQYGISNRCAAAIASATLQDIGIVTMDDCSKVVDRSKVRRERQKTRALLKNLQTGSGGGLKSIFFYGRKDKTLSQEIVGGRYHKRTISEEHISMIEEPNSLYLGHVTPSSGTGKHIATAIYDFCIKNGLNFNEVLAVGCDGTATNTGRKNGVIANLQNKLGRPLQWLICLLHANELPLRHLFAFLDGATSGPREYSGPIGKLLENCEALPPVQFEAITCIVPELEYSDLSTDQKYMYEICLAISAGQCSLNLSTRNPGKLSHARWLTAANRMLRLYIATESPSAN from the coding sequence ATGGGGATTGGAACTGTCGATATAATTGAGACTAATAAATTAAGAAAGAAACTTGAAAGACAAAAAGCAGAAATCGAACGTGAAGAACGCTTTCGTCAATGGCAAGAAGGGGACTGTAGTCAAAGTGCTAAAATAATGGATGATAGTATTGACGATGGTAATGAGGGTCAATTTATTAACATTGTTGCAGTTCCAGAACTCAAAAAAAGTAGTAATGATACATTCTCTGCAACAGAGCCATCAACATCAGAAGTTGGACAAATGAGGTTCACACTTCCAACACTCTCACGGGTCTGTGACCAATATGGTATTTCTAATAGATGTGCTGCAGCAATTGCTTCAGCAACGTTACAGGACATCGGTATTGTAACAATGGATGATTGTTCTAAAGTTGTTGATAGAAGCAAGGTTCGAAGAGAGCGCCAGAAAACACGTGCTTTACTCAAAAATTTGCAAACTGGAAGTGGAGGAGGCttgaaaagtatatttttttatggCAGAAAGGACAAAACGCTCTCACAGGAAATAGTTGGCGGCAGATATCATAAAAGAACGATCAGCGAAGAACATATATCTATGATAGAAGAACCAAATTCTCTTTATTTGGGCCATGTGACGCCGAGTTCTGGAACTGGGAAGCACATAGCGACAGCAAtctatgatttttgtattaaaaatggaTTAAACTTCAACGAAGTTTTAGCTGTTGGGTGTGATGGTACAGCCACAAATACCGGAAGAAAAAACGGTGTCATTGCGAATTTACAGAATAAATTGGGACGTCCTTTGCAATGGTTAATCTGCCTACTGCATGCGAATGAGCTGCCTCTGCGTCACTTATTCGCATTCCTTGATGGTGCAACAAGCGGTCCTCGTGAGTATTCGGGACCTATAGGTAAATTGCTTGAAAACTGCGAGGCACTGCCGCCTGTACAATTTGAGGCAATTACTTGCATTGTGCCCGAATTGGAATATAGTGATCTGAGTACCGACCAGAAATACATGTACGAAATATGTCTTGCAATTTCGGCTGGTCAGTGCTCCTTAAATCTAAGTACTCGCAATCCAGGAAAACTATCACACGCTAGATGGCTTACAGCCGCAAACAGAATGCTAAGACTTTATATTGCAACCGAAAGTCCATCTGCAAATTAA